A window of Dorea formicigenerans contains these coding sequences:
- a CDS encoding phenylacetate--CoA ligase family protein — MARVALEDWQEQIRDPKIECMSRDEMTALQSERLVRQVKNVYENVAFYRKKMDDMGVEPGDIKGIEDIGKLPFTTKEDLRANYPFGLLAVPQEKIVRVQGTSGTTGKLTLASYTEKDVDVWGECVARGLTMAGLNAADRIHICYGYGLFTGGLGLDFGARKLGAMAIPMSAGNTKRQLMCMEDFGATAFACTPSYALYLGEAAKEAGVVDRLQLKVGINGAEPWTDEMRRKIEELLNVNSFDIYGLCEITGPGVALDCIHHKGMHVQEDYFYPEVLNPTDHTPCKDGETGELVFTTLVKEGMPLLRYRTKDLTSIDHSKCECGRTLPRIHKFTGRTDDMKVIRGVNVFPTQVETALLSMGGGVAPHYMMIVDRENNLDVLTVEVEVDEKYFSDEIRKLDGLRNRVAATLKQALGVAVNVKLVEPKTIQRSEGKAKRVIDNRDM, encoded by the coding sequence ATGGCAAGAGTAGCATTGGAAGATTGGCAGGAACAGATCCGTGACCCGAAGATTGAGTGTATGAGCCGCGATGAGATGACTGCCCTTCAGAGTGAGCGTCTGGTACGCCAGGTAAAGAATGTTTATGAAAATGTAGCATTTTACCGCAAGAAAATGGATGATATGGGAGTGGAGCCGGGAGATATCAAAGGAATCGAAGATATCGGTAAGCTTCCATTTACAACAAAAGAAGACTTAAGAGCCAATTATCCATTCGGACTTCTGGCAGTTCCGCAGGAGAAAATCGTCCGTGTACAGGGAACATCAGGAACGACCGGGAAACTGACACTGGCCTCTTATACAGAAAAAGATGTAGATGTATGGGGAGAGTGTGTTGCCAGAGGACTTACAATGGCAGGACTTAATGCAGCAGACCGTATCCATATCTGTTACGGATATGGACTTTTCACAGGTGGACTCGGGCTTGACTTCGGAGCCAGAAAGCTTGGCGCAATGGCAATCCCGATGTCTGCAGGTAATACAAAGAGACAGCTCATGTGTATGGAAGATTTTGGAGCCACAGCATTTGCATGTACGCCATCTTATGCCCTTTATCTTGGTGAGGCTGCAAAAGAGGCAGGAGTGGTTGATCGTCTGCAGTTAAAGGTTGGTATCAATGGAGCAGAGCCTTGGACAGATGAGATGCGCCGTAAGATTGAGGAACTTCTTAATGTCAACAGTTTTGATATTTATGGACTTTGTGAGATTACAGGACCGGGTGTTGCACTTGACTGCATTCATCACAAAGGTATGCATGTGCAAGAGGATTATTTCTATCCGGAAGTCTTAAATCCTACAGATCATACACCATGTAAAGATGGAGAGACGGGTGAGCTTGTATTTACAACGCTTGTAAAAGAAGGTATGCCGCTTTTGCGTTACAGAACAAAAGACCTGACAAGTATTGATCATTCAAAATGTGAGTGTGGAAGAACACTTCCGAGAATCCATAAATTTACAGGACGTACTGATGATATGAAAGTCATCCGTGGTGTGAATGTATTCCCAACTCAGGTCGAGACTGCACTTCTGTCAATGGGTGGCGGAGTTGCACCACACTATATGATGATCGTTGACCGTGAGAACAATCTGGACGTATTGACTGTAGAGGTAGAGGTTGATGAGAAGTACTTCTCAGATGAGATCCGTAAGCTGGACGGACTTCGTAACCGTGTAGCAGCAACTTTGAAGCAGGCACTTGGTGTAGCAGTTAATGTAAAACTGGTAGAGCCTAAAACAATTCAAAGAAGTGAAGGTAAAGCAAAACGTGTCATCGACAATCGTGACATGTAG
- a CDS encoding indolepyruvate oxidoreductase subunit beta has product MATKNIMIVGVGGQGTLLTSRILGGLALAGGYDVKLSEVHGMAQRGGSVVTYVRYGEKVAEPIVEEGQADVIIAFEKLEALRYAHFLKKDGALIVNDWRIDPMPVVIGAAEYPENILENLKKDHKVYTVNATEEAKKLGNSRVFNLIVLGIAAQHMDFTKEQWYEVIEKTVPPKTIDINKKAFDVGYQL; this is encoded by the coding sequence ATGGCTACTAAGAATATTATGATCGTAGGTGTCGGCGGCCAGGGAACACTCCTTACAAGCCGTATTCTCGGAGGACTGGCACTTGCTGGAGGATATGATGTTAAGCTTTCTGAGGTGCACGGAATGGCTCAGAGAGGTGGAAGCGTTGTTACATATGTGCGTTACGGTGAAAAGGTAGCAGAGCCAATCGTAGAGGAAGGACAGGCAGACGTTATCATCGCATTTGAGAAGCTGGAAGCCTTAAGATATGCACATTTTCTCAAAAAAGACGGTGCATTGATCGTCAATGATTGGAGAATCGACCCGATGCCGGTTGTGATCGGAGCGGCTGAATATCCGGAGAATATTTTGGAGAATCTGAAAAAAGATCACAAAGTCTATACGGTAAATGCAACGGAAGAAGCGAAAAAGCTTGGAAATTCCAGGGTATTTAACTTAATCGTGCTTGGAATCGCAGCACAGCATATGGATTTTACAAAAGAGCAGTGGTATGAAGTAATTGAAAAAACAGTACCTCCAAAGACGATCGACATCAATAAAAAAGCATTTGATGTAGGATATCAATTATAA